Proteins co-encoded in one Helicoverpa zea isolate HzStark_Cry1AcR chromosome 18, ilHelZeax1.1, whole genome shotgun sequence genomic window:
- the LOC124638776 gene encoding cytidine deaminase-like, producing the protein MENFKVVDFNSLSESVQELLKTASEVRKRAYIPYSNFAVGCAILTEEGKVYTGCNIENSTLSPTICAERTAIGKTVCDGYTKFKSVAVVAHQQDFTAPCGVCRQTLSEFRGSDGDMDIFLGKPSHDKVLVTKLSHMLPLAYVSFTKDNIVS; encoded by the exons ATGGAGAATTTCAAAGTTGTTGACTTTAACTCTCTGA GTGAATCTGTACAAGAattattgaaaaccgcatcgGAAGTGCGGAAAAGGGCTTACATTCCTTATTCCAACTTCGCAGTAGGATGCGCGATCCTGACTGAGGAAGGCAAAGTTTACACAGGATGTAATATAGAGAACTCGACATTGTCGCCTACGATATGCGCCGAGCGCACGGCGATAGGTAAGACGGTATGCGACGGGTATACTAAGTTCAAGTCAGTTGCGGTCGTGGCTCATCAGCAGGACTTCACGGCGCCGTGCGGCGTGTGCCGGCAGACTCTCAGCGAGTTCCGCGGCTCCGACGGCGACATGGACATATTTCTCGGCAAACCATCGCACGACAAAGTCCTAGTCACCAAGCTATCACATATGCTACCACTAGCGTACGTCAGCTTTACCAAGGATAACATTGTATCGTGA